One Halalkalicoccus sp. NIPERK01 DNA segment encodes these proteins:
- a CDS encoding TAXI family TRAP transporter solute-binding subunit: protein MVNDHGRIDRRTFLAATGAGAMALAGCIGGDDPQPVDEGGNGGSEGETTLRMRTSTSTTAAYAANQGIAAAINENTDDLFVEAQTSPGTEANIGALQSGEAEMVYIQNWTTADIREGVEPFGDLDFTLNQVFHYYDLPWFFCSGNEDLSSLADIGAGTTVSPTPRGSGTAAALEHALSYATEEYERVSEDYGEQAGAMNEGRLDVGVGTYLNFEIVPGWLQEMMGTVDLRVLEVPEGVAGEWEGDERLLVESFPGEELADAAFAPEEVRSITFAYNFVCRNDLDYDAVYGFLETMYDERDGLAEYHALLSRLEDESFWIQNAYEGVPFHPAAADFYEEIGVWNEELQRGEG from the coding sequence ATGGTGAACGATCACGGACGAATCGACCGGCGGACGTTTCTCGCGGCGACCGGAGCGGGGGCGATGGCGCTCGCGGGCTGTATCGGCGGCGACGACCCACAACCGGTCGACGAGGGCGGGAACGGCGGTTCGGAGGGGGAGACGACCCTGCGGATGCGGACGTCGACCTCGACGACGGCGGCCTACGCCGCGAACCAGGGGATCGCGGCGGCGATAAACGAGAACACCGACGACCTGTTCGTCGAGGCCCAGACCAGCCCCGGGACCGAGGCCAACATCGGCGCGCTTCAAAGTGGCGAGGCCGAGATGGTCTACATCCAGAACTGGACGACCGCCGACATCCGGGAGGGCGTCGAGCCGTTCGGCGACCTCGATTTCACGCTCAATCAGGTGTTTCACTACTACGACCTGCCGTGGTTCTTCTGTTCGGGCAACGAGGACCTGAGTTCGCTCGCCGACATCGGGGCGGGGACGACCGTTTCGCCGACGCCCCGCGGGTCCGGAACGGCCGCGGCGCTCGAACACGCGCTGAGCTACGCCACCGAGGAGTACGAGCGGGTCAGCGAGGACTACGGAGAGCAGGCGGGCGCGATGAACGAGGGTCGCCTCGACGTCGGCGTCGGCACCTACCTGAACTTCGAGATCGTCCCCGGGTGGCTCCAGGAGATGATGGGCACGGTCGACCTCCGAGTTCTGGAGGTTCCCGAGGGGGTCGCCGGCGAGTGGGAGGGCGACGAGCGCCTGCTGGTCGAGTCGTTCCCCGGCGAGGAACTCGCGGACGCCGCCTTCGCCCCCGAGGAGGTCCGGAGCATCACCTTCGCGTACAACTTCGTCTGTCGGAACGACCTCGATTACGACGCGGTCTACGGCTTCCTCGAGACGATGTACGACGAGCGCGACGGGTTGGCGGAGTACCACGCCCTGTTGAGCCGGCTCGAAGACGAGTCGTTCTGGATCCAGAACGCCTACGAGGGCGTCCCCTTCCACCCCGCGGCCGCGGACTTCTACGAGGAGATCGGCGTCTGGAACGAGGAGCTACAGCGCGGAGAGGGGTAG